From a single Kryptolebias marmoratus isolate JLee-2015 linkage group LG6, ASM164957v2, whole genome shotgun sequence genomic region:
- the LOC108238860 gene encoding gamma-crystallin M3 — protein MGKITFYEDRNFQGRSYECMSDCADMSSYLSRCHSCRVESGCFMVYDRPNYMGNQYFMRRGEYADYMSMMGWSGAIRSCRMIPMHRGQFRMRIYERENFGGQMYELMDDCDSIMDRYRMSDCMSCNVMDGHWLMYEQPHYRGRMMYLRPGEYRSFREMGYGGTRFMSMRRIMDMC, from the exons ATGGGCAAG ATCACCTTCTACGAGGACAGGAACTTCCAGGGTCGCTCCTATGAGTGCATGAGCGACTGCGCCGACATGTCCTCCTACCTGAGCAGGTGTCACTCCTGCAGGGTGGAGAGCGGCTGCTTTATGGTTTATGACCGTCCCAACTATATGGGAAACCAGTATTTCATGAGGAGAGGCGAGTATGCTGACTACATGAGCATGATGGGATGGAGTGGTGCAATCAGGTCTTGCCGTATGATCCCAATG cacAGAGGCCAGTTTAGGATGAGAATCTACGAGAGGGAGAACTTTGGTGGTCAGATGTATGAGCTGATGGACGACTGTGACTCCATCATGGACCGCTACCGTATGTCCGACTGCATGTCCTGCAACGTGATGGACGGCCACTGGCTGATGTACGAGCAGCCCCACTACAGAGGCAGGATGATGTACCTGAGGCCCGGAGAGTACAGGAGCTTCAGGGAGATGGGATATGGAGGCACGAGGTTCATGAGCATGAGGCGTATCATGGATATGTGCTAG